From Alteromonas australica, one genomic window encodes:
- a CDS encoding DUF2798 domain-containing protein, which translates to MSLLMSFLMSGIITFINLGWVSDFFVLWMDAYWKAFVIAFPTIFVVAPIVQKLTAKLIIQEPQ; encoded by the coding sequence ATGTCGTTATTAATGAGCTTTCTAATGAGTGGAATAATTACCTTCATTAATTTGGGCTGGGTGAGTGATTTTTTTGTTCTCTGGATGGACGCATATTGGAAGGCGTTTGTTATTGCATTCCCTACTATTTTTGTGGTTGCCCCTATTGTACAGAAACTCACGGCGAAGCTTATTATACAGGAGCCCCAATAG
- a CDS encoding TonB-dependent siderophore receptor, whose product MINTTFKLNPLARALTVGLALSASSLAVAQETEETVSDADIEKIEVKGSLGSLPGQDVESVFGFGKSILETPRSASTISQEQMERFNVADIDELVAFAPGTFTQSFFGVAGSLDVRGTPGEVYFRGVRRLDNPGNYPTPIGASSSVDIVRGPASPIYGPAKIGGYLNFNPKSAKVGRGQYLDEPTGAMSYTTGSWDKNIVTAEVGGPGKVSGKDFGYYIYAEIENSDSYYRNSETDQTVVQAAFDMDLTDKLSIEFGGMYHKYDGNQNAGWNRVTQDLIDNGTYITGDAQPLDTDGDGSISHWEYFAENLFVEVDPLTEDGSSFSDAMALVNVGTAKLGRDQTLIAADDVLANEVSTFYFDMLYYTDNGWEIKNQFFYESYENLNENAYGFSQFHDAYVVEDKIVFGTEYESDTLLAQFQFSPSVRYTDFESGDDFINEFFDRRDLTGESTALDRRLLATRAGWGYSNYDVGNYLNLGMAAMTDLTWESGLNLVLGVRYDSVDVESTTPGGSTLFGGDADVSAEDTEDGFSWNASISFKTEFGLIPYITAAEQATIVAGQGANIDVENIPGGYFDTSELFEYGVKGSFLDDSLYFALSIYEQERTDINAQSTVTNNTTNNEGTEFEVRWVVNEQLVLSAVYTNIEVTNLTAVASSYQFGFLGAEDFANIDDPSIFFGGTPNGNTAYDNVEAIKAGIPENTYGLTATYDFLNGYAASVSVVNADEVASGYSGAVTLPSYTLVNAGLSYQAEDWSVNLTVKNLTDEKYFRSNFPDLFGSQIVLPELPRHWNAKFSYKF is encoded by the coding sequence ATGATTAACACTACATTCAAATTAAACCCGCTTGCACGTGCTTTAACCGTAGGTTTGGCATTGTCTGCGTCATCACTTGCTGTAGCGCAAGAAACAGAAGAGACCGTTTCTGATGCAGATATTGAAAAAATTGAGGTTAAGGGTTCACTAGGCAGCTTACCTGGCCAAGACGTAGAGTCTGTATTCGGTTTTGGTAAGTCAATCCTTGAGACGCCGCGTTCAGCTTCAACCATTTCGCAAGAGCAAATGGAACGTTTCAACGTAGCCGATATTGATGAACTTGTGGCATTTGCACCAGGTACCTTTACCCAATCGTTTTTCGGGGTAGCAGGTTCATTGGATGTACGTGGTACACCCGGCGAAGTTTACTTTCGTGGCGTTAGACGATTAGACAACCCTGGTAACTACCCTACGCCTATCGGTGCTTCAAGTAGTGTTGATATTGTACGTGGTCCAGCTTCACCTATTTATGGACCAGCGAAAATTGGCGGTTACTTAAACTTTAACCCTAAATCAGCGAAAGTTGGCCGTGGTCAGTATTTAGATGAGCCTACTGGCGCAATGTCGTATACCACAGGTTCGTGGGATAAAAATATTGTTACCGCAGAAGTCGGTGGCCCAGGTAAAGTCTCTGGTAAAGACTTCGGTTATTACATCTACGCCGAAATTGAGAATTCAGACTCTTACTACCGCAACAGTGAAACAGACCAGACTGTGGTTCAAGCGGCTTTTGATATGGATCTTACTGATAAGCTAAGCATTGAGTTTGGCGGTATGTACCATAAATATGATGGTAACCAGAACGCAGGCTGGAACCGTGTTACTCAAGATCTTATCGATAATGGCACATACATCACGGGTGATGCACAGCCTCTTGATACAGACGGTGATGGTAGCATTAGTCATTGGGAATACTTTGCTGAGAACTTATTTGTTGAAGTTGACCCGCTTACTGAAGACGGTTCTAGCTTCAGCGATGCTATGGCATTAGTTAACGTAGGTACTGCGAAACTTGGCCGCGATCAAACGCTAATTGCGGCAGACGATGTACTTGCAAACGAAGTAAGTACGTTCTACTTCGACATGCTTTACTACACTGATAACGGCTGGGAAATCAAAAACCAGTTTTTCTACGAAAGCTATGAAAACTTAAACGAAAACGCCTATGGTTTTTCTCAATTCCACGATGCTTACGTAGTAGAAGACAAAATTGTATTTGGTACAGAATACGAGTCTGACACCTTATTGGCACAATTCCAGTTTTCACCCTCTGTTCGTTACACTGATTTCGAAAGTGGTGACGATTTTATCAACGAATTCTTCGATCGTCGTGACCTTACCGGTGAATCGACTGCACTTGATAGACGTTTACTGGCAACCCGCGCAGGTTGGGGTTACTCAAACTACGACGTAGGTAACTACCTTAACCTAGGTATGGCAGCCATGACTGACCTAACTTGGGAAAGCGGCCTAAACCTTGTTCTAGGTGTGCGTTATGATTCAGTAGATGTTGAAAGTACTACACCAGGTGGCTCTACACTGTTTGGTGGCGATGCAGACGTTAGCGCAGAAGATACAGAAGACGGTTTCTCTTGGAATGCCAGTATCTCATTCAAAACTGAATTTGGCTTAATTCCTTACATTACGGCAGCAGAGCAAGCGACCATTGTAGCAGGTCAAGGTGCGAACATTGACGTAGAGAACATTCCAGGTGGCTATTTCGATACCTCTGAACTGTTTGAATATGGTGTTAAAGGTTCATTCCTAGACGATAGCTTGTACTTTGCTCTATCAATCTATGAGCAAGAGCGTACTGATATTAACGCTCAGTCTACGGTTACCAACAATACCACCAACAACGAAGGAACTGAGTTTGAGGTTCGTTGGGTAGTGAATGAGCAGCTAGTACTGTCAGCCGTTTACACTAACATTGAAGTGACCAACCTGACCGCTGTTGCAAGTAGCTACCAGTTTGGTTTCTTAGGTGCAGAAGACTTCGCGAATATCGACGATCCTTCAATCTTCTTCGGTGGCACACCAAACGGTAATACTGCCTACGACAACGTTGAAGCCATTAAAGCCGGTATTCCTGAAAACACGTATGGCTTAACCGCTACCTACGATTTCCTTAACGGTTATGCAGCAAGCGTTAGCGTTGTGAATGCTGACGAAGTGGCATCGGGTTACTCTGGTGCGGTTACGCTACCTTCTTACACCTTGGTGAACGCAGGTTTATCTTACCAAGCTGAAGACTGGAGTGTTAACCTTACTGTTAAGAACCTAACTGATGAGAAATATTTCCGCTCTAACTTCCCTGACTTGTTCGGTAGCCAAATTGTACTACCTGAACTACCACGTCACTGGAACGCGAAGTTCTCATACAAATTCTAA
- a CDS encoding EAL domain-containing protein, whose product MDDVKQKVFIVDDEPANVLIIEAAVETLGTVISTSESHRAIKLIEQHRPDVILLDINMPQLTGFDICTILKSDPSLKDTPVIFITSFNDTENERKALQLGAIDFISKPVDVELCRTRVKNQLLIQKQKREVARVNKKVSEEKERLDITLKSIADGVVAIDVKGKVNYINPVAQRLTGFSEAEATGVHIDKVMLLADATTSEPLANPALFALKLKHPVGMAYNAKLISQHGKEFRVEDTASPIYDDGGELKGAVIVFQDVSEAVAMAVQMTHLTNHDQLTGLPNRLLLHDRLVQSINRSRVVNKSVALLLIDIDNFKYLNDGLGHEIGDAIITSVASRLQQACGTSITLARVGGDEFACLLVDIDSSFSAESTAMACLQHVREPIHVAGHQHQVTLSIGISLYPQDASSAEEMMRHADSAMYRSKSTGKDKFSFFSKDLHFAMQSRIKTEAKLRKAIKENALTLFYQPKYDLNTMQIIGAECLVRLIDADGSVIPPDEFIPLAEETGLIHELGAQVMRKACDFIRSSEREGRPIKLAVNVSAQQIANQAFADEVEDIIRVSEIDPSLLELEVTESALMADFEEIKDMLTALKRLGLSLALDDFGTGYSSLSYLRRFPLQVLKIDKSFVQDMDTDSQAFDIVNAIVRLALSLNLALVAEGIETEQHLTALKELGCFTGQGYLMCRPLAENAFLRKYLSEQSSTTV is encoded by the coding sequence ATGGACGACGTTAAGCAAAAGGTTTTTATTGTAGACGATGAACCGGCGAACGTTTTAATCATTGAAGCCGCTGTAGAAACACTGGGTACTGTTATCAGTACATCAGAGAGTCATCGTGCAATAAAGCTTATAGAACAACATCGACCCGATGTGATTCTTCTCGATATCAACATGCCTCAACTGACCGGGTTTGATATTTGTACTATTTTAAAATCCGATCCTTCCCTAAAAGATACTCCAGTTATATTTATCACCTCTTTCAACGACACGGAAAATGAACGAAAAGCGCTACAGTTAGGTGCCATCGACTTTATCAGCAAGCCAGTTGATGTAGAGCTATGTAGAACGCGGGTTAAAAACCAGTTGCTTATTCAAAAACAAAAGCGTGAAGTTGCCCGGGTAAATAAAAAGGTTTCAGAAGAAAAAGAGCGCCTAGACATTACCTTAAAATCTATTGCAGATGGGGTAGTGGCGATAGATGTAAAAGGTAAGGTGAACTATATTAACCCGGTAGCCCAGCGCTTAACCGGTTTCTCGGAGGCTGAAGCCACTGGTGTTCATATTGATAAAGTCATGCTATTAGCCGATGCCACCACCAGCGAGCCTCTCGCTAATCCCGCTTTGTTCGCATTAAAGTTAAAGCACCCCGTGGGCATGGCCTATAACGCTAAATTAATAAGCCAACATGGCAAAGAGTTTCGGGTAGAAGATACCGCATCGCCTATTTATGACGATGGCGGTGAGCTGAAAGGGGCGGTTATCGTCTTTCAGGATGTATCGGAAGCGGTAGCAATGGCCGTGCAAATGACTCACCTTACCAATCATGACCAACTCACCGGCTTGCCAAATCGGTTGCTCCTGCACGACCGTCTCGTGCAATCGATTAACCGAAGTCGTGTGGTAAACAAGAGCGTCGCTTTACTGCTTATCGATATAGATAATTTTAAGTACCTCAATGACGGGCTAGGTCATGAAATTGGAGATGCTATTATTACGTCGGTGGCAAGCAGACTTCAGCAGGCTTGTGGCACCTCAATCACGCTAGCGCGGGTTGGCGGGGATGAATTTGCCTGTTTGCTTGTTGATATTGACAGCAGTTTTTCGGCTGAAAGCACTGCGATGGCCTGCCTACAACACGTCAGGGAGCCTATTCACGTTGCAGGGCATCAACACCAGGTTACCCTGAGTATCGGTATCAGCTTGTATCCTCAAGATGCAAGTAGCGCAGAAGAAATGATGCGTCATGCAGATTCGGCCATGTACCGTTCAAAATCTACGGGGAAAGACAAATTCAGCTTCTTTTCTAAAGATTTGCACTTTGCCATGCAGTCACGAATAAAAACGGAAGCCAAGCTACGCAAGGCAATTAAGGAAAACGCACTCACCTTGTTTTATCAGCCTAAATACGATTTAAACACAATGCAGATTATTGGCGCTGAGTGTCTTGTACGTCTAATAGACGCTGATGGTAGTGTTATTCCCCCTGACGAATTTATTCCCTTAGCCGAAGAAACGGGCCTTATACATGAATTAGGGGCGCAAGTGATGCGAAAAGCGTGCGACTTTATTCGCTCGAGCGAACGAGAAGGTAGGCCGATAAAGCTCGCTGTGAATGTTTCCGCGCAACAAATTGCCAACCAAGCTTTCGCTGACGAAGTGGAAGACATTATTCGCGTGTCTGAAATAGACCCGTCGCTATTAGAATTAGAAGTGACAGAGTCAGCGTTAATGGCTGATTTTGAAGAAATTAAAGACATGCTTACCGCCCTAAAGCGTTTGGGGCTATCGTTAGCGCTAGATGACTTTGGTACAGGTTACTCCAGCCTATCGTATTTACGCCGGTTTCCGTTGCAAGTGCTTAAAATAGACAAATCTTTTGTACAAGACATGGATACTGATAGCCAAGCATTTGATATTGTTAATGCGATAGTACGTCTAGCATTAAGTTTAAATTTAGCGTTAGTCGCAGAGGGTATAGAAACTGAGCAGCACCTTACTGCCTTAAAGGAATTAGGGTGCTTTACCGGGCAGGGTTATTTAATGTGCAGGCCACTGGCTGAAAACGCTTTCTTGCGAAAATACCTATCAGAGCAATCTTCCACAACCGTATAG
- a CDS encoding hybrid sensor histidine kinase/response regulator: MVNGTGLQQAMASEDTTKVARIEQLLRCGCESLNASQGVALCLADDYTDVIARATLQKPPSLPLMPPLPFAKSSPLPTSHEQAEPRFLHWANLYLGATSFVCGDIYAYGSYQVVFIFIFDTPITYSSELKDKLTLLNGWLKSLLIEVEYKDSFKNNLLFEKLQSVANIGTWEVDLLNNSLTWSSQTRVIHEVDENFIPQLDTAIYFYKEGHDRDEISRIVSTAIKTGESWNATLQLISAKGNPVWIETHGMAEMVDGVCVRLFGTCQNVNKAMALRLELDEQREAAVKAYNARGELLSRISHELRTPLNGITGMLQAIRFEDREHIRARKTELALKSSDKLLSLINDVLDYTDMSSGNFELVTSDFCVRALVEDLIDVFKPQCQEKGLRLYSGVTFPPNTYIHSDAARISQVLNNLMSNAVKYTAQGHISVHVTLKDVAGVQHLLISVEDSGKGMSEATVKSLFVPLIHGDKFSSVEGSGSGLGLSIAKQIIDKMEGELDITTEEGKGSCFDIVIPIEKPSAKKQEMSDTDSLPSTLLALPLSILVVDDNDINRIVLSSMLEKFNFKADEAQNGRIAVEMAKAKPYDIIFMDCSMPVLDGLSATKIIVEEGYLPVNGRVIAVTANTTDDDRQACHKAGMAEFLAKPVEQTSVTNILRQVLHNKASAIRQH; encoded by the coding sequence ATGGTAAACGGTACAGGCCTTCAGCAAGCCATGGCAAGTGAAGATACTACAAAAGTAGCCCGCATCGAACAGTTGTTACGATGTGGGTGTGAGTCGCTTAATGCCTCGCAAGGCGTCGCCTTGTGTCTTGCAGACGACTACACCGATGTGATTGCACGCGCCACACTGCAAAAGCCGCCTTCGTTACCGTTAATGCCTCCCTTGCCATTTGCAAAATCCTCTCCCTTGCCTACGTCTCATGAGCAAGCAGAACCGAGATTTCTGCATTGGGCGAATCTTTACCTTGGGGCTACGTCCTTTGTTTGTGGAGACATTTATGCTTATGGTTCTTACCAAGTTGTATTTATATTTATTTTCGATACCCCTATCACCTATAGCAGTGAGCTTAAAGATAAGCTCACGCTGTTAAATGGCTGGCTTAAATCCCTCTTAATCGAAGTAGAATACAAAGACTCATTTAAAAATAACCTCCTGTTTGAAAAACTGCAAAGCGTAGCGAATATAGGTACGTGGGAAGTCGATTTACTCAATAATTCATTGACTTGGTCTAGTCAAACACGGGTTATCCATGAAGTTGATGAGAATTTTATTCCACAACTCGACACGGCAATCTATTTTTATAAAGAAGGGCACGATAGAGACGAGATTTCTAGAATTGTCAGTACTGCAATAAAAACCGGTGAGTCATGGAATGCCACCTTGCAATTGATTTCTGCAAAGGGGAATCCTGTGTGGATTGAAACCCACGGTATGGCAGAAATGGTAGATGGCGTGTGCGTACGTTTGTTTGGCACTTGCCAGAATGTGAATAAGGCCATGGCGCTGCGGTTAGAGTTGGACGAACAGCGTGAAGCCGCAGTGAAAGCGTACAATGCTCGAGGTGAATTGCTTTCAAGGATTAGCCATGAATTGCGCACACCATTAAATGGTATTACTGGCATGCTGCAAGCTATTCGCTTTGAAGACAGAGAGCATATTCGCGCAAGAAAAACAGAACTGGCGTTAAAAAGTTCAGACAAACTTCTTAGCTTAATTAACGATGTGCTTGACTACACAGATATGTCTAGCGGAAATTTTGAACTTGTCACGTCCGATTTTTGTGTGCGTGCACTGGTGGAAGATTTGATTGATGTGTTCAAGCCGCAATGCCAAGAAAAAGGCTTACGGCTCTATTCGGGAGTGACCTTTCCTCCCAACACTTATATACACAGTGACGCAGCAAGAATAAGCCAAGTTTTGAATAATCTTATGAGTAATGCCGTGAAATACACCGCGCAAGGCCATATTTCCGTGCATGTGACACTCAAAGATGTCGCGGGCGTGCAGCACTTGCTCATCTCCGTTGAAGACTCTGGTAAAGGGATGTCTGAGGCCACGGTGAAAAGCCTGTTTGTTCCTTTAATTCATGGCGATAAGTTTTCGTCTGTTGAGGGCAGTGGCAGTGGCTTGGGCTTATCCATTGCAAAACAGATCATTGATAAGATGGAAGGGGAGTTAGACATTACCACTGAGGAAGGAAAGGGCAGTTGTTTTGACATTGTTATTCCTATTGAAAAGCCGTCTGCAAAAAAACAAGAAATGTCTGATACAGACAGTTTACCTTCCACGCTACTTGCGTTGCCATTATCTATTTTAGTGGTGGATGATAACGATATTAACCGAATCGTTCTTAGCTCTATGCTCGAGAAGTTTAACTTTAAGGCAGACGAGGCACAGAATGGGCGAATAGCGGTAGAAATGGCCAAGGCCAAACCTTACGATATTATTTTTATGGATTGTTCTATGCCGGTGTTGGATGGGTTGAGCGCCACGAAAATCATCGTGGAGGAGGGCTATCTTCCTGTGAATGGCCGTGTTATTGCAGTAACGGCAAACACCACAGATGACGATCGCCAAGCATGCCACAAGGCGGGAATGGCAGAGTTTCTTGCCAAGCCAGTTGAACAAACGTCGGTGACCAACATATTAAGGCAAGTGCTGCACAATAAAGCCTCAGCCATTCGACAGCACTAG
- a CDS encoding purine nucleoside permease, with amino-acid sequence MRLVIRLSALLLFSFFSFNTALAESSSPIEIKAVVVAMFEIGEDEGDRPGEFQLWKEKQKLTSHYPLPHAHHDIFVNEETGVLGIVTGMGIARASAAIMSLGLDPRFDLTHAYWLVAGIAGIDPQDGTIGSAIWTDYVVDGDLAHQIDAREIPADWSTGYFPLFAHSPYANAEDVDPLNAPNGEVYVLNHDLMQWAFEKTANIQLPNTSAMDALRAKYVKFANAQKTPSVMKGSHLSASTFWHGKLLNDWANQWVSYWTKDNGNFVTSGMEDSATLQALTYLDNAGKVDKNRLLILRTASNFTMQPGDLTAAENLKLESSGEGYAAMLSAIESAYLVGSVVIDDVVKHWDKRKTQLPTPSQ; translated from the coding sequence ATGCGCTTAGTCATTCGCTTATCCGCCCTTCTATTATTTTCATTTTTTTCTTTTAATACGGCATTGGCCGAATCCTCTTCACCAATAGAAATAAAAGCAGTTGTTGTTGCCATGTTTGAAATTGGCGAAGACGAAGGCGACCGACCTGGTGAATTCCAGTTATGGAAAGAGAAACAAAAGCTAACCAGCCATTATCCGCTTCCTCATGCTCATCATGATATCTTCGTAAACGAAGAAACCGGTGTTTTAGGCATAGTGACGGGAATGGGTATCGCCCGCGCTTCGGCAGCTATAATGTCACTTGGGTTAGACCCTCGCTTTGACTTAACTCACGCGTATTGGTTGGTGGCCGGCATTGCAGGGATTGACCCTCAAGATGGCACCATTGGTTCGGCTATATGGACAGATTATGTGGTAGACGGCGATTTAGCACACCAAATAGATGCCAGAGAAATACCCGCAGACTGGTCCACAGGCTACTTCCCTTTATTCGCGCATTCTCCGTATGCCAATGCAGAGGACGTTGACCCGCTCAATGCGCCAAACGGCGAAGTGTATGTGCTTAACCATGATCTCATGCAATGGGCATTTGAAAAAACAGCTAATATTCAATTACCTAATACATCAGCAATGGACGCCCTGCGCGCCAAATATGTCAAATTCGCCAATGCACAGAAAACACCTTCGGTAATGAAGGGGTCGCATCTGTCAGCTTCAACATTTTGGCACGGTAAGTTACTGAACGATTGGGCCAATCAATGGGTCTCTTACTGGACAAAAGACAATGGAAATTTCGTGACGTCAGGAATGGAAGACTCAGCAACATTACAAGCGCTGACATACCTTGATAATGCAGGAAAAGTCGATAAAAACCGCCTTTTAATTTTACGAACAGCAAGTAACTTTACCATGCAACCAGGGGATTTAACGGCGGCAGAAAACCTAAAATTAGAAAGCTCTGGTGAAGGCTATGCTGCCATGTTGTCAGCGATTGAGTCGGCTTACCTTGTGGGTTCGGTTGTCATTGACGATGTAGTGAAACATTGGGATAAACGTAAAACACAGTTACCTACACCCTCACAATAA
- a CDS encoding diguanylate cyclase, with translation MQLELKPYTQCRVLIVDDEAMSRTILSSILTPFFSCDSAESGKEAIESCKQIQPDLVLLDMNMPDMNGLEVCEHIKSMPGGQHIPIIFVTSTNDVETQNACWEVGASDFIVKPVTSSTLVHRIKNHLQNKLRMELLAKMTFHDQLTGLYNRLYLTNEVPLMIKQVARDQQKVGLIMMDIDYFKMFNDRYGHLEGDICLQKVASAIDSHVKRPKDAAIRFGGEEFILLLPYTDLAGTKTVADNLIKAVYDLNLAHDSSSKGRVTLSAGYCSQSASHVLEEGISDLIEKADIALFEAKEFGRNRAVGR, from the coding sequence ATGCAGTTAGAATTGAAGCCTTATACACAATGTCGTGTGCTTATTGTTGATGATGAAGCAATGAGCAGAACAATATTGTCTAGCATTCTTACGCCTTTTTTTTCGTGTGACTCTGCAGAAAGTGGTAAAGAAGCCATTGAATCCTGCAAGCAAATTCAGCCCGATTTGGTGTTGCTCGATATGAACATGCCAGACATGAATGGCCTAGAAGTCTGTGAGCATATTAAAAGTATGCCGGGTGGGCAGCATATTCCAATCATATTTGTGACGTCTACCAATGACGTAGAAACTCAAAATGCGTGCTGGGAAGTAGGGGCGTCAGATTTTATTGTAAAGCCCGTTACCTCCTCCACCTTAGTGCACCGAATTAAAAATCACCTGCAAAACAAACTCCGTATGGAGTTGCTGGCGAAAATGACATTTCATGATCAGCTTACAGGGTTATACAACCGATTGTATTTGACTAATGAAGTGCCACTCATGATTAAGCAGGTGGCAAGAGATCAGCAAAAAGTCGGCTTGATCATGATGGATATTGATTACTTTAAAATGTTCAACGACAGATATGGGCACCTTGAAGGTGATATTTGTTTGCAAAAAGTTGCCAGCGCAATTGATAGTCATGTGAAAAGACCAAAGGATGCGGCCATTCGTTTTGGCGGCGAAGAGTTCATTTTACTGTTGCCTTATACCGATCTGGCGGGTACAAAAACAGTGGCCGACAACCTTATTAAAGCTGTGTATGATTTGAACCTAGCTCATGACTCAAGTAGTAAAGGAAGAGTGACGTTAAGTGCAGGCTATTGTAGTCAATCGGCTTCGCACGTGCTTGAAGAAGGCATCTCTGATTTAATCGAAAAGGCGGATATCGCCTTGTTCGAAGCAAAAGAATTTGGAAGAAATAGAGCCGTAGGCCGATAA